The genomic window CGCCCGGGTACACGAACGCGAAGATCACCCCTACTCGACGCATCGAAAGGCACTAGATCGTCATCCGTCACCCCCATAGCAAGCAACTTACCGCTGCCTTGTGCCGTCACTTTGTGAACACCACCGACTGGCTGGAACTGCGGGAATCTGCGCCCACGGATCAGAAGGTACTTGTCATCGAGCTTAATCCTGAACAAGTAAGAAGTGGAAACACGAATGCTCCGATTCCTATACCTGGTCGAGTACCATAGGTGTCTTATATCTTGACGATTTTTACCAACTTCATCGAGTGTAGGTATGAGCATTCCCACACTAAATCCCGCCACAAGGTTGACCGCTGTCGGGTTAGGCAGGTAGAAACTCACTATTCCGCTCACCAGTGCGGCAAGAAAATAAGACACTAGTCGGACCATAATTGCCACCAACTATCTAGGCAGAGGGATTTTCGGGTTTTTGAGTAGATAGCGACAAACCCAGGCCAGTTCCGATTCCGATCCAGCGAGCCGCTCAAGCAGCCCATTGGAAACTGAACGAGCCTCGTACATGGCAACAAGCAGAGCACGACGGACACTAGGATTCGCCTCATCCTCATACTGGCGTCGCAGAAGCTGACCGTCCGCCGGCGAGCTAAATCTCCCCAGATACCGCGCAGCAAACTCCCGCGGCAGGTTGGATTTGTTTTTATTCTGCAGGATCTGCCAGGAATGATCCCGAATCTTACGCGACCTGATTTCCTGGCGCGCTGCAGATTGAAGCACGCGCTGCTCCAGATAGTCGTAATCCTTCCCGGCTACGAGGGACAGCGTGGATGCGAGCACCCTACCGATAGCAATACGGCGACTTGGGAAGCACTCCAAATAGTCCAACAAGTTGCCAGCCAAATGGTGGCTCTCTATCAAGTTCTTCATGACCCAGGGAATTGCACGGTCATCACTGAGCCATACTCCCATGCGGTAGAGCGCAAATTTTACATCTCGATCCTTCTGGTTCCCCGATATGGCCTGAGTGAAGAGTTTATAAAGTCGATCATCAGCGCCCATCTCGCCAATTTTTAGCCCATAATTGATTGCATCTTTCTCAAGGTTTTCCAACTGCGTGACCGACTCGGAATTATCAAAGATGTCCGTCTTCGCTGCAGACATTGAAAGCCGTCGAGACCGCAAAATGGAGTTGATCTCCAACAAAATACTTCGCAGGGCGGTCCAATCGGTGTCGAAAATCATCATATCGTCCGAGTATCGTAGATAATTGACCTTAGACCTGTATACGAACTCGTCCACCGGCAAGAGGTACATATTTGCAAGGATGCCCGAAGAATCAGGCCCTTGCGGTATTCCCCACGCATGGCTGGATGACTGGAACATCTGCAGGTATTTATCCAGAAGCCCCAACACTCTCGGATTAGCATTTAAGGTTTGCAGGTCCACCGAAAGTGTGCTCACGTCAATGTGCTCATAAAAAGACACTACGTCAGTTCGGGCAAGCTGAAAGGGGGCCGAGTTAATTATCTTGACGCCTTGCTTCTGCATGTTCACCCAAGAGTTAACAGGTGTCCAGAATTCCTTTCCCCCATTGCTCCAACGGGCGCTATAGACCGCATCCCCGACCTGATGATCAATCAGATCAGCGATCGCAAATACTAGCGTGTCATAAACGAGACGATCGTGCACTGTTAGTCGCGCAATTGGGCGGACCCCGACGGGGTTCTTGGGCAGGTCTATGATCTCGACATAATCGGGTCCAACCTGTCCACTCCGAAGGCTCTTTATTACCTCTGCTCGAAACTTAGGCCAGTTAGAGGATATGTCTCGCAAATTGATAACGTCGGGAATCTCCGACTGCCCATGCCCGCCGTAGAGTCTCGACCAAGCCTTGTCTAAAAAATTTGCACTAACCCGAGCCATAGTTACGCGAGGGCTCCTGTCCTGACGGCCCGGCAGGACAGCTCGGCCGGGGATGGACGTAACCCTCCCAGGTTACTCAACTACGTCCCGCTAGGGACCAGTTATGTAAGCCAGGCGATGTTTGAGCACGAGCCATGCGTGGTTCCCAAGCTCGCGGCACGCGTGGTGTCCTAGGAACCGACCCTCGGGGCATCCCGCCGGTCTGGCTACCTCGTTGCGGCGAGCAACCGAACTGGCATAACACAACGGGGAGGGGAACCCGAGAACTTCACTCGGGTTCCCCTCGGGAGTCTGTGCTCGGCTGGCGCCGTTGTGCCGCAGCCTCTATCAGATTCGGTGAGGCTCGCGCACTGTGAGCAGATGACCACGGCTGGCCGCAACCCGAAGCACGTCCCTCAGGGAGCCCGTCAGGGCGTGGCCCAGGCAGCGCAGGTCCGTCAGGTCCACGTCCTGGTCGTCGAAGGCTTCCGCGGCCTCTTCCAGCAGTTCGGCCGCCGTGCCGAGTTGGA from Streptomyces sp. NBC_01341 includes these protein-coding regions:
- a CDS encoding SMODS-associated NUDIX domain-containing protein, producing the protein MSYFLAALVSGIVSFYLPNPTAVNLVAGFSVGMLIPTLDEVGKNRQDIRHLWYSTRYRNRSIRVSTSYLFRIKLDDKYLLIRGRRFPQFQPVGGVHKVTAQGSGKLLAMGVTDDDLVPFDASSRGDLRVRVPGRQIARFFNWFNSRQGREDSPWREFQEELVASSILPSSHFPHIMHNYVRRDVDKIRYSPHAQSLEILVADIYELTPNLDQEAELRSLMNSGHPDLLWATTQQISRRGSIPGQRHQVDIAAHAQRIL
- a CDS encoding RNA-directed DNA polymerase, producing the protein MARVSANFLDKAWSRLYGGHGQSEIPDVINLRDISSNWPKFRAEVIKSLRSGQVGPDYVEIIDLPKNPVGVRPIARLTVHDRLVYDTLVFAIADLIDHQVGDAVYSARWSNGGKEFWTPVNSWVNMQKQGVKIINSAPFQLARTDVVSFYEHIDVSTLSVDLQTLNANPRVLGLLDKYLQMFQSSSHAWGIPQGPDSSGILANMYLLPVDEFVYRSKVNYLRYSDDMMIFDTDWTALRSILLEINSILRSRRLSMSAAKTDIFDNSESVTQLENLEKDAINYGLKIGEMGADDRLYKLFTQAISGNQKDRDVKFALYRMGVWLSDDRAIPWVMKNLIESHHLAGNLLDYLECFPSRRIAIGRVLASTLSLVAGKDYDYLEQRVLQSAARQEIRSRKIRDHSWQILQNKNKSNLPREFAARYLGRFSSPADGQLLRRQYEDEANPSVRRALLVAMYEARSVSNGLLERLAGSESELAWVCRYLLKNPKIPLPR